DNA from Megasphaera vaginalis (ex Bordigoni et al. 2020):
GGCCGATAAAAATGTAAGCGGCGGCACCGAAAAAAGCGAGCAAAAGCAAGGTGCTCATCCGAATCGGCACGGCCAGGAAATCTTTCGCAAAGGAAATAAAGTCCTGCGGCGACGCCAACGTATGCCCCATGAGCGGGAAACGGCGTAAATATCCCCAGGCAGCCAACACGATAGGCAGCAGGAAGGTCAGCTTGACGCCGCGATAAAAATCGAATTCCAGGAAAAAGCGTATATTACCGAGCATAGCGGCAATAAAGAAACCGCCGATCATGGCGACGGCGACTGCCGCCGTCAGACCGAGAACGCCGTCACGAATGACCTTGGCATACGAAGCCTGACGCACCAGTTTCTTGCGGCTGAACCAATCGAGAAGCAGCAAGATAGCGGCAGTCGGCGCCGTTACGGCACAGCCGATGGCCATTATTTGCAGAAAGAGCGCGCCCTTGGCAAGAAAGGCGCCGCCGCAACCGGCAAGACAGGCCAACGCCGTGAGAAGATAATTTTTTCTGTCCGCGAGCGGCACAAGGAGATTAAAGGTAAAGAGAAAACCGCAGGCCGCAGCTGCCGCAGTCAGCGCCAACAGTACCCGTTCGGGATAATAGATGGGCAGGACGGACGCTTTACCGAGAGAATAACCGCGTTCTCCCAACTTGTCCGATACCTGTTTGATATAATCCAGGTTCGTCTGCGTCAAATTCATGCCGTGCAGCGGTTTTTTGTAAAGGGGATAGAGATTTACGCGCACGTTTCGTTCAAGATCACTGATATAATAACGCATAGCCGCCTCTTCGGGCGACACCTTTTCCAGTTCTTCCTTACTCATGGCGTAGACGCGGGCCGTACGGTATCCCAGAAGTTCCGCCAACTCGTACATGCCGTCCTGCGTATTGTACTGAAGTTGCGTGACCGATTCGATCATGTAAAAGGGATAATTCCCCTGCTTCATCTGCGCCGCCGTAGATTCCAACATATCTTCGCGTTTTTCTTCCTGCGCCGTATATCCCATGACCTCTTTGCCGACGAACATGATACCCGAAATGTCGGGTATCGTACGGGCGCGATCGAAGAAGGCCTGCACCTGACCGGCTGCGGCGTTGCTGTAATTAGTCGGCCGCAGGACAACATGGAATCCGGCTGCGGCAATTGCTTTCGCATCGGCCGAAAGAATACCGA
Protein-coding regions in this window:
- a CDS encoding DUF5693 family protein, encoding MAINNKRSLLVLTAIIAVGFLLSLWLCFSRYQVEEENMTIEQVMDYDAVVSMGKSDGYDLEQTLALCRDAGITSFAIYDATLNKLTQRGEVSLITRLGCQLYYPQFGIGDLQYDYYLIGKPLNERDLYFDELVQDLALRLGGDKVQVLANDQYRIAGLRGVMPALGEMNLGILSADAKAIAAAGFHVVLRPTNYSNAAAGQVQAFFDRARTIPDISGIMFVGKEVMGYTAQEEKREDMLESTAAQMKQGNYPFYMIESVTQLQYNTQDGMYELAELLGYRTARVYAMSKEELEKVSPEEAAMRYYISDLERNVRVNLYPLYKKPLHGMNLTQTNLDYIKQVSDKLGERGYSLGKASVLPIYYPERVLLALTAAAAACGFLFTFNLLVPLADRKNYLLTALACLAGCGGAFLAKGALFLQIMAIGCAVTAPTAAILLLLDWFSRKKLVRQASYAKVIRDGVLGLTAAVAVAMIGGFFIAAMLGNIRFFLEFDFYRGVKLTFLLPIVLAAWGYLRRFPLMGHTLASPQDFISFAKDFLAVPIRMSTLLLLAFFGAAAYIFIGRSGHTAGVPVPGAEVVMRRFLENVMYARPREKEFLIGHPAFFLLVAAIYRKWPQLLHFFLVLASVIGVGSMVETFAHIRTPFLMSFIRGVNGWVTGMILGILLIVAVAILQYSTTWLRKELSKGD